The following proteins are co-located in the Silene latifolia isolate original U9 population chromosome 1, ASM4854445v1, whole genome shotgun sequence genome:
- the LOC141614349 gene encoding beta-1,6-galactosyltransferase GALT29A-like — protein sequence MAELINQVKVPIDGQKDKYSSCAVVGNSGILLNKEYGELIDSHEAVIRLNNARIRSYRENVGSKTSISFVNSNIVHLCTRSDDCFCHPYGTNVPIVMYMCQLAQFLDYVVCNLSHKSPLIITDPRFDMLCARVVKYYSLKRFANEGSNRTFEQWNSANDGSLFHYSSGMQAVTLALGICNRVSLFGFGKSSQAKHHYHSRQTTELRLHDYEAEYDFYHDLVKKPDVIPFFPQKFGFPPVVIHR from the coding sequence ATGGCGGAATTAATAAACCAAGTGAAAGTTCCAATTGATGGGCAGAAGGATAAGTACTCTTCATGTGCTGTAGTTGGAAATAGTGGGATTTTGTTGAATAAGGagtatggggagttgattgattctCATGAAGCTGTGATCCGGTTGAACAATGCTCGGATCAGGTCTTACCGAGAAAATGTCGGATCCAAGACGAGTATCTCGTTCGTAAATAGCAATATCGTACACCTTTGTACGAGAAGCGACGATTGTTTTTGTCACCCTTATGGGACTAATGTTCCCATTGTTATGTACATGTGCCAACTAGCACAATTTCTAGATTATGTAGTCTGCAACTTGTCTCATAAATCGCCGTTGATCATCACTGACCCACGATTCGACATGTTATGCGCTCGGGTTGTGAAGTACTACTCTTTGAAACGGTTTGCAAATGAAGGATCTAACAGGACATTTGAGCAATGGAACTCTGCTAATGATGGATCTTTGTTCCACTACTCTTCCGGTATGCAAGCCGTCACATTAGCATTGGGAATCTGCAATCGAGTCAGCTTGTTCGGGTTCGGAAAATCGAGTCAGGCTAAACATCATTACCATAGTAGACAGACAACAGAGCTGCGGTTGCACGATTATGAGGCCGAGTATGATTTCTACCATGATCTTGTCAAGAAGCCAGACGTGATTCCGTTCTTCCCTCAGAAGTTTGGGTTTCCTCCTGTCGTAATTCATCGTTGA
- the LOC141614333 gene encoding beta-1,6-galactosyltransferase GALT29A-like translates to MIKCNDEQHTANPIYTIYANKSPKTLTCNIIQRSDTFSSAMKKSFRPHFIVLLLTVAAATFGCRVAVRNGFGPGYVDGDVKISFWGYGSEMDQPVDFPLFNSTLIKLAEVEAGEAKLSTEIQQLLDGRFRNLIPQRGRPVVTMRKFSKLSDDRDRMSSSMPVNLLLPEFARFRDEFMESLRDWAGKRRFEPEIMTELINQVKVPITGSKRKYSSCAVVGNSGILLNKEYGGLIDAHEAVIRLNNARVGPYQENVGSKTSISFVNSNILHVCARKDDCFCHPYGSNVPIVMYMCQPAQFLDYVVCNSSHKAPLIVTDPRFDMLCARVVKYYSLKRFANEGPNKTIEEWNSANDGSLFHYSSGMQAVALALGICDRVSLFGFGKSSQAKHHYHTRQTKELRLHDYEAEYDFYNDLVTKPQMIPFFPQKFEFPPVVIYR, encoded by the coding sequence ATGATTAAATGCAATGATGAACAGCATACTGCAAATCCCATTTACACAATTTATGCAAATAAATCACCTAAAACTTTAACATGTAATATCATACAGAGGTCTGATACATTTTCATCTGCAATGAAAAAATCATTTAGACCACATTTCATTGTTCTGCTGCTAACTGTGGCTGCTGCAACATTTGGTTGCAGGGTTGCAGTCAGAAACGGTTTCGGACCCGGGTACGTAGATGGGGATGTTAAGATCAGTTTTTGGGGATATGGGTCTGAAATGGATCAACCAGTGGATTTTCCATTGTTCAATTCTACATTGATCAAATTAGCTGAAGTTGAGGCCGGTGAGGCGAAACTGAGTACGGAAATTCAGCAATTGTTGGATGGTAGATTTCGTAATCTCATCCCGCAGCGTGGTAGGCCGGTTGTCACGATGCGTAAGTTCTCGAAATTAAGCGATGATCGTGACCGAATGTCGAGTAGTATGCCGGTGAATCTCCTGTTACCCGAATTTGCCAGGTTTCGGGATGAGTTTATGGAGTCGTTGCGTGATTGGGCTGGGAAAAGGAGATTCGAACCTGAGATTATGACGGAATTAATAAACCAAGTGAAAGTTCCGATTACCGGTTCAAAGAGGAAGTACTCGTCTTGTGCTGTAGTTGGAAATAGTGGGATTTTGTTGAATAAGGAATATGGAGGGTTGATTGATGCCCATGAAGCTGTGATCCGACTGAATAATGCTCGGGTTGGACCGTATCAAGAAAATGTCGGATCCAAGACGAGTATCTCGTTCGTAAACAGCAATATTCTACATGTTTGTGCAAGAAAAGATGATTGCTTTTGTCACCCTTATGGGTCTAACGTTCCGATTGTTATGTACATGTGTCAACCCGCGCAATTTCTAGATTATGTAGTATGCAACTCGTCTCATAAGGCCCCGTTGATCGTCACTGACCCACGATTCGACATGTTATGTGCTCGGGTTGTGAAGTATTACTCGTTGAAACGGTTTGCAAATGAAGGACCGAACAAGACAATTGAGGAATGGAACTCGGCTAATGACGGTTCTTTGTTTCATTACTCTTCCGGTATGCAAGCTGTCGCACTAGCATTGGGGATCTGCGATCGAGTCAGCTTATTTGGGTTCGGAAAATCGAGTCAGGCTAAACATCATTACCATACTAGACAGACAAAGGAACTGCGCCTGCACGATTATGAGGCCGAGTATGATTTCTACAATGATCTTGTGACGAAGCCACAGATGATTCCGTTCTTCCCTCAAAAGTTCGAGTTTCCTCCAGTCGTAATTTATCGTTGA
- the LOC141590072 gene encoding F-box protein CPR1-like, which yields MVYSLNANSCTTLDTEFPTDSAEGWHNHGIVINYYLVHWMFWSPLSRKRRIGCFDVCKMKWTDDVLLPRYYYDPTHRNYLLDFGVLDGLLSASFENKVDSYFDVWVMMEYGVQDSWFKLFSIPISDNLQEGVIPVASRSRSAEVLIRQRRSSKFYWYDRADGRMSEAKFDGAPDFSRFEAYMCSRSMVKLPRGRLFDDR from the coding sequence ATGGTTTATAGCTTGAATGCCAATTCTTGTACCACACTGGATACCGAATTTCCTACTGATTCAGCGGAAGGATGGCATAATCACGGGATTGTAATTAATTACTATTTGGTGCATTGGATGTTCTGGAGTCCTTTGTCGCGTAAGCGTAGGATAGGTTGCTTTGATGTTTGTAAGATGAAATGGACAGATGATGTGCTATTGCCTCGCTATTATTATGATCCAACTCACAGGAACTACTTACTTGATTTCGGGGTACTTGATGGTCTTTTATCTGCCTCATTTGAAAATAAAGTCGATTCTTACTTCGATGTGTGGGTGATGATGGAATATGGGGTTCAAGATTCATGGTTCAAGTTGTTTAGCATTCCCATTTCCGATAATTTACAAGAGGGGGTGATCCCGGTTGCTAGTCGCAGTAGGTCCGCTGAAGTTTTAATCCGACAGCGTCGTAGTTCTAAGTTTTACTGGTACGATAGGGCGGATGGTCGAATGAGTGAGGCCAAATTCGATGGAGCTCCTGATTTTTCGCGCTTTGAAGCGTATATGTGCAGCAGGAGCATGGTTAAACTTCCTCGTGGCAGACTATTTGATGATCGTTAG
- the LOC141614343 gene encoding F-box protein CPR1-like, translating into MWSLGKDIILGEILPRLPPKSLIRFKGVSKDFKTLISSRKFIQNYLCYHSRSSDDDDDLLVIPKDGSILCYRLDSSTPVATFTWHHQTVSVTGSCNGVLAIYSTLLNPTTRVFWDIVPMPYLRRNRGFAFDPVNLDFKIVGFSDERNNEAINTRITKVYSLNANSCTTLDTEFPTDSVEGLHNHGVVINYYLVHWVFWSPSLRKRRIGCFDVCKMKWTDDVLLPRYYYDQNRRNYFLDFGVLDGLLSASFENKVDSCFDVWVMMEYGVQDSWFKLFSIPISDNLQEGVIPVASRSRSAEVLIRQRRSSKFYWYDRADSRMSEAKFDGVPDFSRFEAFMCSRSMVKLPRGRLFDDR; encoded by the coding sequence ATGTGGAGTTTAGGGAAGGATATTATTTTGGGAGAAATTCTGCCAAGATTACCTCCCAAATCACTAATTCGTTTCAAAGGCGTCTCTAAAGACTTTAAAACCTTAATTTCATCTCGGAAATTCATTCAAAACTATCTCTGTTACCACTCACGCTCctccgatgatgatgatgatctcCTCGTTATCCCTAAGGACGGCAGCATTCTCTGCTACCGTCTTGACTCTTCCACCCCGGTTGCTACCTTCACTTGGCACCACCAAACAGTGTCCGTCACTGGCTCATGCAATGGTGTTTTGGCTATCTACTCTACACTACTGAATCCCACAACCCGTGTTTTCTGGGATATCGTACCCATGCCATACCTACGTCGAAATAGAGGGTTCGCCTTTGATCCTGTTAACCTCGATTTCAAAATCGTGGGTTTCTCTGATGAACGTAACAATGAAGCTATTAATACCCGGATAACAAAGGTTTATAGCTTGAATGCCAATTCTTGTACCACACTGGATACCGAATTTCCTACTGATTCAGTGGAAGGATTGCATAATCACGGGGTTGTAATTAATTACTATTTGGTGCATTGGGTGTTCTGGAGTCCTTCGTTGCGTAAGCGTAGGATAGGTTGCTTTGATGTTTGTAAGATGAAATGGACAGATGATGTGCTATTGCCTCGCTATTATTATGATCAAAACCGCAGGAACTACTTCCTTGATTTCGGGGTACTTGATGGTCTTTTGTCTGCCTCATTTGAAAATAAAGTCGATTCTTGCTTCGATGTGTGGGTGATGATGGAATATGGGGTTCAAGATTCATGGTTCAAGTTGTTTAGCATTCCCATTTCCGATAATTTACAAGAGGGGGTGATCCCGGTTGCTAGTCGCAGTAGGTCCGCTGAAGTTTTAATCCGACAGCGTCGTAGTTCTAAGTTTTACTGGTACGATAGGGCAGATAGTCGAATGAGTGAGGCCAAATTTGATGGAGTTCCTGATTTTTCGCGCTTTGAAGCGTTTATGTGCAGCAGGAGCATGGTTAAACTTCCTCGTGGCAGACTATTTGATGATCGTTAG